The following is a genomic window from Longimicrobiaceae bacterium.
TTCATCATCCCGAAGAGCGAGAACGTCGCCAGTCGGAGGTCGATCCCGTTCCCGGGGCCCAGCTCCTCCAGGATCGCCGCCGCCCGGTCGCTGAGCCGCCGCTTGCGCGCGTTGACCCGCTCCCGGTACTCCCCGGTCAGCGACTCCGCCTCGTGCGAGAGCACCTTCATCTCCGCCATGTTGCCGACGAAGTACCGTAGGTGGTTCTCAACCAGGAGCCGGAGCTTGCGATGGGGGTCGCTTACCCCCTCCAGCAGCCGGTCCAGCGTGTCCTCCAGGGTGCCGAAGGCGTGGTCCTGGATCAGGAAGAGGAGCTCTTCCTTGGAGGTGAAATAGTAGTAGAGCCCCGA
Proteins encoded in this region:
- a CDS encoding TetR/AcrR family transcriptional regulator, with amino-acid sequence MAATRTAYDEKLESILRAAAAIFAEKGYHQASIRDIARATRVSLSGLYYYFTSKEELLFLIQDHAFGTLEDTLDRLLEGVSDPHRKLRLLVENHLRYFVGNMAEMKVLSHEAESLTGEYRERVNARKRRLSDRAAAILEELGPGNGIDLRLATFSLFGMMNWLYNWYRPGKDVPVEQLADQMSRLFLGGFLQDGTEVPAGAREAAPGENAPSIWRSQADGAAYG